CGATCAGTTTTTCAACGTTTGTCGGGTGTTCAGGATCATAACGGACCTCGCCTATGCTCAGGGAAAGGTCGTAATCTCCCCCTCTGCTCTTGTTATAAAATTCCAGATTACGGTATAAACGGTCGCAAAGATTCTCGGCACTGGATTCGGAGTCCCCCTCCAGGGCCAGGATGACAAATTCATCCCCTCCTATGCGGGCGATGATGTCCGGCTCACGATAAGTCTC
The Deltaproteobacteria bacterium genome window above contains:
- a CDS encoding GGDEF domain-containing protein, which encodes ETYREPDIIARIGGDEFVILALEGDSESSAENLCDRLYRNLEFYNKSRGGDYDLSLSIGEVRYDPEHPTNVEKLIAEADKRMYEQKNQKRHLPIDQHENQTKDI